A stretch of Pseudoprevotella muciniphila DNA encodes these proteins:
- a CDS encoding zinc ribbon domain-containing protein: MARKSENAEMTVEQKLEALYNLQQLLSQIDEIRTLRGELPLEIQDLEDEIEGFTHRIGKLTEEIEDYKSKISSGKAKIAEAKALKERYEQQMNEVKNNREYDMLSHEIKYQDLDIELQEKRIGEAERAIEERQQTLLASKSSLNDHRSELDSKREELGNIIEETRNEEEKLREKANAIEMTIDQRLLTSFKRIRKNSRNGLGIVCVERDACGGCFNKIPPQRQLDIRMRKKIIVCEYCGRIMIDPELAGIKVEKPAEEKPKKRRLSTKKAKTEKKKEEEEK; the protein is encoded by the coding sequence ATGGCAAGAAAATCAGAAAATGCGGAAATGACCGTAGAACAGAAGTTGGAGGCACTGTACAATCTGCAACAACTGCTTTCACAAATCGATGAAATCAGGACACTTCGCGGAGAACTTCCACTGGAGATACAGGATTTGGAAGACGAAATTGAAGGCTTCACTCATCGCATTGGCAAACTTACAGAGGAAATAGAAGACTACAAGTCAAAAATTTCTTCAGGCAAAGCCAAGATTGCCGAAGCAAAGGCACTCAAGGAGCGCTATGAACAACAGATGAACGAAGTAAAGAACAACCGCGAATATGATATGCTCTCGCATGAGATTAAATATCAGGATCTGGACATCGAACTTCAGGAGAAGCGTATCGGCGAGGCAGAACGCGCCATAGAAGAGCGTCAGCAAACGCTTTTAGCAAGCAAATCTTCACTCAACGACCATCGCTCAGAATTAGACAGCAAACGCGAAGAACTGGGTAACATCATCGAAGAAACCCGAAACGAAGAAGAAAAACTTCGCGAAAAAGCCAATGCCATTGAGATGACCATAGACCAGCGCTTGCTGACTTCTTTTAAGCGCATCAGAAAGAACAGCCGCAATGGTTTGGGTATCGTCTGCGTTGAACGCGATGCTTGCGGAGGTTGCTTCAACAAGATACCGCCACAGCGCCAACTCGACATCCGTATGCGCAAGAAGATTATCGTTTGCGAGTATTGTGGACGCATCATGATAGACCCGGAACTCGCTGGCATCAAGGTTGAAAAACCAGCAGAAGAAAAGCCTAAAAAGAGAAGATTGTCTACAAAAAAGGCGAAAACTGAGAAAAAAAAGGAAGAAGAAGAAAAGTAA
- a CDS encoding Nif3-like dinuclear metal center hexameric protein: MKIREVADALERFAPLPLEEGYDNAGLQIGLTDVEVSRALLCLDVTEEIIAEAKTCGCNLIIAHHPLLFRGLKCISDANYVQRCVREAVKNDIAIYAAHTNLDNAMAGVNFKIAEQLELERVSFLQNISRQGIEGGSGIIGTTKSSIPTDEFLRLVKEAFSADVLMHNRCTKKSVQKVAVCGGAGDFLLEEALKQGADAFITGEMGYHRYFGLEKQIQICVVGHYESEQYTIELLQEVLATLCPELETIKTKVNTNAISYL, translated from the coding sequence ATGAAAATACGAGAAGTGGCCGACGCCCTTGAAAGGTTCGCACCTCTGCCGCTGGAAGAAGGCTATGACAATGCTGGCTTGCAGATTGGATTAACAGATGTGGAAGTATCAAGGGCATTATTGTGTCTTGACGTTACTGAAGAAATTATAGCAGAAGCCAAGACTTGTGGGTGCAATTTGATAATTGCGCACCACCCGCTCTTGTTTCGTGGTTTGAAATGCATCTCCGATGCCAACTATGTGCAAAGATGTGTCAGAGAAGCCGTAAAGAACGACATAGCCATCTACGCAGCACATACGAATCTGGATAATGCCATGGCAGGAGTGAATTTCAAAATTGCAGAACAACTGGAACTTGAGAGAGTTTCTTTTCTGCAAAACATCTCACGGCAGGGAATTGAGGGCGGAAGCGGAATCATTGGAACAACTAAATCATCTATACCTACTGACGAATTTCTCCGGTTGGTGAAAGAGGCCTTTAGTGCTGATGTACTGATGCACAACCGTTGCACAAAGAAGAGCGTTCAGAAAGTGGCAGTTTGTGGGGGCGCAGGAGATTTCCTTCTCGAAGAAGCGCTGAAACAGGGTGCTGACGCATTCATCACAGGAGAGATGGGCTACCATCGCTATTTCGGTTTAGAAAAGCAAATACAGATTTGCGTTGTCGGTCATTACGAGAGTGAGCAATACACCATTGAACTGCTGCAAGAGGTACTTGCTACACTGTGTCCGGAACTCGAAACCATTAAAACGAAAGTCAACACCAATGCCATTTCATACCTTTGA
- a CDS encoding glycoside hydrolase family 25 protein codes for MKTSRKRLVLIIAMSAFLFAPQNASAQKHHKKHSKDDMEQVETEPDAPVKMSWHDEPLETPELADLSGHGIIMNNKTFRGNRNSNINNKFTEGIDISHYQGSINWDLVGDEPISYVYIKATEGANYVDSYYEYNRSEARRVGLSVGSYHFYRPNVSPKVQFANMTRIVKADEQDLVPLIDIEFRGKEPKSRFISDLREFVEMVTEHYGKKPLLYTYHNFYNNHLLGEFGDYQFMIARYQSNEPWLNDGKDYIMWQYSDKGSISGIKGNVDRSRIMGSYKLHELGM; via the coding sequence ATGAAGACTTCAAGAAAAAGGTTAGTTTTGATTATAGCCATGTCTGCTTTTTTATTTGCACCGCAGAATGCGTCTGCCCAGAAGCATCATAAGAAGCACAGCAAAGATGACATGGAGCAGGTAGAAACAGAACCGGACGCACCGGTGAAGATGTCATGGCACGATGAGCCGTTGGAAACTCCCGAACTTGCCGACCTTTCAGGGCATGGCATAATTATGAACAACAAGACTTTTCGTGGCAACCGAAACAGCAACATCAACAACAAATTCACAGAGGGTATCGACATTTCGCACTATCAGGGTAGCATCAACTGGGACCTGGTTGGCGATGAGCCCATATCATACGTTTACATCAAAGCCACAGAAGGCGCCAATTATGTAGATAGTTACTATGAATATAACCGTAGCGAGGCACGGCGTGTTGGTCTGAGCGTTGGCAGTTATCACTTCTATCGCCCGAACGTTTCTCCTAAAGTGCAATTTGCAAATATGACACGCATAGTAAAGGCAGATGAGCAAGATTTGGTACCGCTAATCGACATTGAATTCCGCGGCAAAGAACCTAAATCACGTTTCATTTCCGACTTGCGCGAATTCGTTGAAATGGTAACAGAGCACTATGGCAAAAAGCCCTTGCTCTATACTTACCACAACTTCTACAACAACCACCTGCTCGGCGAATTCGGTGACTATCAGTTCATGATTGCCCGATATCAAAGTAATGAGCCATGGCTTAATGATGGAAAAGATTACATCATGTGGCAATATAGCGACAAAGGAAGCATTTCCGGCATTAAAGGAAATGTTGACCGCAGCAGAATTATGGGTAGTTACAAGTTGCACGAATTGGGTATGTAA